The Chloroherpetonaceae bacterium genome window below encodes:
- the bshB1 gene encoding bacillithiol biosynthesis deacetylase BshB1, whose translation MLRKIGIEIPLKKGNPTKELGQQSSKQIDIGENLNRKKSKKKSLQLTESMTLHESVYALAFGAHPDDVEISCGAILHKIIREGKTVAVCDLTEGEMGTRGTVEKRYIESAEASKIIGYKTRLNLNLGDATFEVNTENREKLVKMIRHFRPHIVFAPQVRERHPDHERAAGLIKDACFYAGLKKIETVFQGQPQARHRPQYLFHYLQDHFEIPHLIVDISEEFEVGMNAILAFESQFYSPLSHEPETFISRKSFLESLEARAKTLGEVIGVKYGQGLLYGKPLGISHFSRVF comes from the coding sequence ATGTTACGAAAGATTGGAATCGAAATCCCGTTAAAGAAAGGAAACCCGACAAAAGAACTTGGGCAACAAAGCTCAAAACAAATTGATATTGGGGAAAATCTCAATAGGAAGAAATCAAAGAAAAAAAGTCTCCAATTAACAGAGTCTATGACGCTGCACGAAAGTGTTTATGCCTTGGCGTTTGGAGCTCACCCCGATGATGTTGAAATTTCCTGTGGTGCAATCTTACACAAAATTATTCGGGAAGGGAAAACCGTTGCCGTTTGCGATCTAACCGAGGGTGAAATGGGAACGCGTGGCACAGTTGAAAAGCGATACATAGAGTCAGCGGAGGCATCAAAAATTATTGGATACAAAACCCGTTTGAATTTAAACTTAGGCGATGCAACCTTTGAAGTCAATACAGAAAACCGAGAAAAGTTGGTCAAGATGATTCGGCACTTTCGACCCCACATCGTTTTCGCCCCGCAGGTTCGGGAGAGGCATCCCGATCATGAACGCGCAGCTGGATTGATCAAGGATGCTTGTTTTTATGCAGGACTGAAAAAAATTGAAACGGTTTTTCAGGGGCAACCTCAAGCAAGGCATCGGCCGCAATATCTCTTCCATTATCTCCAAGATCATTTTGAGATTCCACATCTTATTGTTGATATTTCAGAGGAATTCGAAGTTGGTATGAATGCTATTCTTGCCTTTGAATCGCAATTTTATTCACCCCTCTCGCATGAACCAGAAACCTTTATCAGTAGAAAATCCTTTTTGGAGAGTCTTGAGGCAAGAGCAAAAACTTTAGGGGAAGTTATCGGGGTTAAGTATGGTCAAGGGCTGCTTTATGGTAAACCTTTAGGAATTAGTCACTTTAGCCGAGTGTTTTAA
- a CDS encoding tetratricopeptide repeat protein, which produces MAHSQKENYSSCFGVILILFFFVFLQSQSLAQTQDDLFRMGKEEFERKNFSKALTYFLSVYKTSSQTKGLNEALGETYIALERAFDAIPYLTNALRESPENASLYFNLSLCYELTFQERESIVALKEGLKLDSANTGALIRLANLEMRVGNHQESRHALETLIQRLKQTAKVKPDSAEVFLNLGMGYLLFGEWEEVEHALSVLERLGSPLVSELKSFIDSQLKQTGPEVKEIKLMIRKKPKDAELYRKLGGVLLYTKQYEQAEDAFKKAVELDSLNAASYRSLAYLYLRTKRYRDAEQMFEQSTRLTPSDSPEILGLLAHLGHTRLNISKIKEALQAFQYALTLAENMNPKDVGKFTTELAYIYFGIAVGRYNNEQINEVKWVANPFSFRIESLENRTFSIFPPHLRRFEPILASLSDALRLKNDFAEAYAFKGVVQLHLGDNAAAANAYREAIKIKPDFAEAYAGLGACISRMGNDDAAIALILNAIAQKKDYADAYALLAKLYERRNRIKEAISTYEKLLEFEPNNEKAHFDVGLLYGKVGNSQMLLKHYYILQKLKSPLAERLYRAKN; this is translated from the coding sequence ATGGCTCATTCACAAAAAGAGAATTACTCATCCTGCTTTGGCGTTATTCTCATTCTATTTTTCTTTGTTTTTTTACAATCTCAGTCATTAGCTCAAACCCAAGATGATCTCTTTAGGATGGGAAAGGAGGAATTTGAGCGAAAAAACTTTTCAAAAGCACTTACCTATTTTTTAAGTGTTTATAAAACTTCCTCTCAAACCAAAGGCTTAAACGAAGCACTCGGTGAAACCTACATTGCCCTTGAAAGAGCGTTCGATGCAATACCTTATTTGACTAATGCCCTTCGTGAGTCTCCCGAAAACGCGTCTCTTTACTTCAACCTTTCTTTGTGCTACGAGCTTACTTTTCAGGAAAGGGAATCAATTGTAGCGCTAAAGGAAGGACTGAAGCTTGACTCTGCAAATACCGGTGCTTTGATTCGCTTAGCCAATCTAGAAATGAGAGTTGGCAATCATCAAGAGTCGCGTCATGCGTTGGAAACACTTATTCAGAGATTGAAACAAACTGCAAAAGTGAAACCCGATTCTGCAGAAGTTTTTCTAAATCTTGGAATGGGTTATTTGCTTTTTGGGGAGTGGGAAGAAGTTGAACATGCGCTTTCTGTTTTGGAAAGATTAGGTAGCCCACTTGTTTCTGAACTAAAGTCTTTTATCGACTCTCAATTGAAACAAACAGGCCCAGAGGTCAAAGAAATCAAATTGATGATTCGAAAAAAGCCAAAGGACGCGGAATTATATCGAAAGCTTGGCGGGGTTTTGCTCTATACAAAGCAATATGAGCAAGCTGAAGATGCCTTTAAGAAAGCGGTTGAATTAGATTCTCTGAATGCGGCATCCTATCGTTCACTTGCTTATTTATACTTAAGAACCAAGCGATATCGGGATGCGGAGCAAATGTTTGAGCAAAGTACTCGATTAACACCAAGTGACTCGCCCGAAATTCTCGGTCTCCTTGCGCATTTAGGACATACGAGGCTCAATATTTCTAAAATCAAGGAAGCACTCCAAGCTTTTCAGTATGCGCTAACACTCGCTGAAAACATGAATCCAAAAGATGTTGGTAAATTTACTACAGAGCTCGCTTACATCTATTTTGGAATTGCTGTTGGGCGTTATAATAATGAACAAATCAATGAAGTGAAATGGGTCGCGAATCCATTTTCATTTCGAATTGAAAGTTTGGAAAATCGAACTTTTAGCATATTCCCACCCCATTTGAGAAGATTTGAACCAATCCTTGCCTCACTTTCCGATGCCTTGCGGTTGAAGAATGACTTTGCTGAGGCCTATGCCTTCAAGGGTGTCGTTCAACTTCACTTAGGGGATAATGCTGCAGCAGCAAACGCATATCGAGAAGCAATAAAAATCAAGCCGGATTTTGCCGAAGCCTATGCCGGACTTGGCGCGTGTATTTCAAGAATGGGAAATGATGATGCCGCAATCGCGTTAATTCTCAATGCCATTGCTCAAAAAAAGGATTATGCAGATGCTTACGCCTTACTGGCAAAGCTTTATGAACGGCGAAATCGAATTAAAGAAGCAATAAGTACTTACGAAAAACTTTTAGAATTTGAGCCCAACAATGAAAAAGCCCATTTTGATGTTGGACTCTTGTATGGAAAAGTAGGCAACTCTCAAATGTTGCTCAAACATTACTATATCTTGCAAAAATTAAAATCGCCATTAGCTGAAAGGCTTTACAGAGCTAAGAATTAA
- a CDS encoding M14 family metallopeptidase — MTSKKAKTNQRKSPALLTVAEKTNYTATSRFADVETFLFELKSLCPQMSLTTFGSTTEGRPLYLAVFSNTNVRTPIDAIKSGKPIVLLQNNIHAGEVCPKEASMILMRDIAFGNLNELLEKLVILVVPVYNADGNERISEANRLSQIGPENGVGIRTNAIGLDLNRDYMKIEAKETLHLIRDLYVAWQPDVIVDGHTTDGSRHGYDLTYGFPQNPNANKGLIEFTRDIMLPEVSEKIKKDTGIDMFFYADFVDFKNPSAGWATYSHHARYGAAYGGLQNRISILMETYSYVSFKKRVVAAYHFMRECLEYSARNDRKIRDIVSRAERDAVRRGENYDENLNRIGIEIKKVAFDKKVSVIGYEIAERKNPDGSVRYEATKKKKVYEAPYFGKYEMTKTVTRPLGYFIPKAERRIVEKLLLHGIVVETLLREFRIKCEFYDVKSVKASEQCFQAHREVTVEVERKPITLTLNKDDFYVPMNQVSSHVVAGLLEPDSDDSLAHWNYFDNYLTGKLRFEKDFVTEYEYNLIDLPRTKEIYEKLIDKNPSLNEERKKEEKMKFFWTAVGYGNEFNNIIPVYRQIEKKVIPSMLFNHEKN, encoded by the coding sequence ATGACAAGTAAGAAAGCAAAAACAAATCAGAGAAAATCACCCGCCCTTTTAACCGTTGCTGAAAAAACGAACTACACCGCAACGTCGAGATTTGCAGATGTGGAAACTTTTCTTTTTGAATTGAAATCCCTTTGCCCACAAATGAGCTTGACCACTTTTGGGTCAACAACTGAAGGGCGACCTCTCTACCTTGCTGTTTTTTCGAATACCAATGTGAGAACCCCAATTGATGCAATAAAATCAGGTAAGCCAATTGTACTTCTTCAAAATAATATCCACGCCGGCGAGGTTTGCCCGAAAGAAGCTTCAATGATACTCATGAGAGACATCGCATTCGGAAACTTAAATGAGCTTTTGGAAAAACTTGTCATTCTTGTTGTTCCGGTTTACAATGCAGACGGCAACGAGCGAATAAGCGAAGCCAATCGCCTTTCACAAATAGGGCCTGAAAATGGTGTTGGGATTCGGACAAATGCCATCGGGCTGGATTTGAATCGTGACTACATGAAAATTGAAGCGAAAGAAACATTGCACCTTATTCGCGATCTTTATGTGGCGTGGCAACCGGATGTCATCGTTGATGGTCATACCACAGATGGCTCAAGGCACGGTTATGATTTGACTTACGGCTTTCCTCAGAATCCAAACGCGAATAAAGGACTTATTGAGTTTACTCGAGATATCATGCTTCCTGAGGTATCAGAAAAAATTAAAAAGGATACTGGGATTGATATGTTTTTTTATGCCGATTTCGTGGATTTCAAAAATCCAAGTGCCGGTTGGGCAACCTACTCCCATCATGCTCGTTACGGCGCAGCCTATGGCGGATTGCAAAATCGAATTTCAATTTTGATGGAAACCTACTCTTATGTTTCTTTTAAAAAGCGTGTGGTGGCTGCGTATCATTTTATGCGAGAGTGTTTGGAATATTCAGCACGCAATGACAGGAAAATTCGTGACATTGTTTCAAGAGCAGAGCGAGACGCCGTGAGGAGAGGTGAGAATTATGATGAAAATTTGAATCGGATAGGGATTGAAATCAAGAAAGTTGCTTTTGATAAAAAAGTCTCCGTTATCGGCTATGAAATTGCCGAGCGTAAAAATCCTGATGGAAGTGTACGATATGAAGCGACTAAGAAAAAGAAAGTTTACGAAGCGCCTTATTTCGGGAAGTATGAAATGACGAAAACCGTCACTCGGCCACTGGGTTACTTTATCCCCAAAGCAGAAAGAAGAATTGTTGAAAAGTTGCTTCTGCACGGGATTGTTGTAGAAACTTTACTGAGAGAGTTTCGCATTAAATGTGAATTTTATGACGTTAAATCCGTAAAGGCATCTGAACAATGTTTTCAAGCACACCGCGAGGTTACTGTTGAAGTAGAACGCAAACCAATAACGCTCACATTAAACAAAGATGACTTTTATGTTCCAATGAATCAAGTATCCTCACATGTTGTAGCAGGTCTTTTGGAACCAGATTCCGACGACAGTCTCGCACATTGGAATTATTTTGATAATTACTTGACCGGAAAACTTCGTTTTGAAAAGGATTTCGTTACCGAGTACGAATACAACCTCATTGACCTCCCCCGAACAAAAGAGATTTATGAAAAATTGATTGATAAAAATCCATCGTTAAACGAAGAGCGAAAGAAAGAAGAGAAGATGAAATTTTTCTGGACAGCCGTTGGATATGGAAATGAATTCAATAACATTATTCCTGTTTACCGTCAGATAGAAAAAAAAGTAATTCCCTCGATGCTTTTTAATCATGAAAAGAACTAA